In one window of Leptospira sp. GIMC2001 DNA:
- a CDS encoding TetR/AcrR family transcriptional regulator, translated as MQVNFIINPNPLTTRDRIIQKSAELFLLKGYGGTSVDDILSAASIAKGTFYHHFISKEALLETVTENFAIAGFDELMIRLGDAKTDNPLATLNFLFRANMEWKSENVESIILAMEAMNDPANIVLRHSFISKRKKMLKPVIIKILKDGKQLGLFDFKDAGFTAEIMLNFISQLFDYLVEDIFFDRVDLADLARQNLQFAIERILGLPESSIRLVDWASYKSMKDKIKIFRANRNLSESITMQSLKIDHVVV; from the coding sequence ATGCAAGTAAACTTTATCATAAATCCCAATCCCTTAACTACCCGAGATCGTATCATCCAGAAAAGTGCGGAACTCTTTCTTCTGAAGGGATATGGGGGAACCTCTGTTGATGATATCCTATCAGCTGCATCAATCGCTAAGGGAACTTTTTATCATCATTTCATCTCGAAAGAAGCATTGCTCGAGACTGTAACGGAAAATTTTGCCATCGCTGGTTTCGATGAACTTATGATTCGACTAGGTGATGCAAAAACTGACAATCCGCTTGCAACTTTGAATTTTCTTTTTCGCGCGAATATGGAATGGAAAAGTGAAAATGTTGAATCAATCATACTCGCAATGGAGGCTATGAATGATCCTGCGAATATTGTCTTACGTCATAGTTTTATCAGTAAAAGAAAGAAAATGTTAAAACCTGTAATTATAAAAATTCTAAAAGATGGAAAGCAATTGGGACTATTTGATTTCAAAGATGCAGGATTTACAGCAGAGATCATGTTAAATTTTATCTCACAACTTTTTGATTATTTAGTGGAAGATATTTTTTTCGATCGCGTCGATCTTGCCGATTTAGCTCGTCAGAATTTGCAATTCGCAATCGAGAGAATACTTGGACTCCCTGAGAGTTCGATTCGTTTAGTTGATTGGGCTTCCTATAAATCCATGAAAGATAAAATCAAAATTTTTAGAGCGAATCGAAATCTTTCAGAGAGTATCACAATGCAATCTTTGAAAATCGACCATGTAGTAGTTTAG
- a CDS encoding GAF domain-containing SpoIIE family protein phosphatase — protein sequence MSLTHISAILNSHLDIYQLMSLIMLYSKDLLEAEASSLFLLEKEDNFLYCEIALGDKGETFQQYARLEMGRGIAGWVAQEKKSIILEDAYQDDRFDKTWDEKTGFQTKSLICVPLFVKDQLLGTLEVMNKSGDRIFDKFDLELLQTLAENAAVAITNAQQQDSLSKRLLELSLLYEFEKKITSEKDHRGLGFWVLDKVLEYLEAKSGTIYLLDEKQENLKILAARGIPEEALDNLNIKLGEGIAGWVAQERKKLLIQNLDYDPRYKKDLGFVFDSKSLITVPLISENQLLGVISINNKSSGYAFNHNDLHMLEAISYRLAISFQNYFLFRKVAQSEKEKDRAFRVMKEVLPAQTPSIKGLTIATEYIPYDQIGGDFYQFYPIGDNKIGIFIADISGHGLSAALLALMAHSMLSTFDSLVYTSPGVLLSGLNSFLYNRMAGNFLTAFFACIDTEKNTITYANAGHPYPLIRKKDSDELVNLQAKGKLIGVMPQLIYEEAWMPFEPGDKLILYTDGLLETSMNSNAIEREEDQFFANLIDICKKPITPQEIINSTMKMISKTPNFKGFQDDVTFLVIERN from the coding sequence ATGAGCCTCACCCATATCAGTGCTATCTTAAATTCGCATTTAGACATATACCAACTTATGTCCCTAATCATGCTCTATTCTAAAGATCTTTTGGAAGCAGAGGCGAGCTCTCTTTTTCTTTTGGAAAAAGAAGATAATTTCCTCTATTGCGAAATTGCTTTAGGAGACAAAGGCGAGACCTTCCAACAATATGCAAGACTCGAAATGGGTCGTGGAATTGCCGGCTGGGTTGCCCAAGAAAAAAAATCCATAATCCTTGAGGATGCCTATCAGGATGACCGTTTTGATAAAACTTGGGATGAGAAAACAGGATTCCAAACCAAATCTCTAATTTGTGTTCCGCTCTTTGTCAAAGATCAATTGCTCGGAACACTTGAGGTCATGAATAAAAGTGGGGATCGAATTTTTGATAAATTTGATCTTGAACTTCTGCAGACGCTTGCAGAGAACGCAGCAGTTGCAATTACCAATGCTCAGCAACAAGATAGTTTAAGTAAAAGGTTACTCGAATTATCACTGTTATACGAGTTCGAGAAGAAAATCACTTCCGAAAAGGATCATCGAGGTCTTGGATTTTGGGTTCTCGACAAAGTTTTAGAATACCTCGAAGCCAAATCAGGCACTATTTATTTATTGGACGAAAAACAAGAAAATTTAAAAATTCTCGCAGCTAGAGGAATTCCGGAAGAAGCATTAGATAATTTGAATATCAAATTAGGCGAAGGAATTGCAGGATGGGTTGCCCAAGAAAGAAAGAAATTATTGATACAGAATTTAGATTATGATCCAAGATACAAAAAAGATTTGGGATTTGTCTTTGATAGTAAATCCCTAATTACCGTACCTTTGATATCAGAAAATCAACTACTTGGTGTCATCAGTATCAATAACAAGAGTAGCGGTTATGCTTTCAACCACAACGATCTACATATGTTAGAAGCGATTTCCTACCGATTGGCAATATCTTTCCAGAATTATTTTCTGTTTAGAAAGGTTGCTCAATCTGAGAAAGAAAAAGATAGAGCCTTTCGTGTTATGAAAGAAGTTTTACCAGCACAGACTCCCTCAATCAAGGGTCTCACGATTGCAACAGAATATATTCCCTATGATCAGATTGGCGGAGACTTCTATCAATTTTATCCAATTGGTGATAATAAGATTGGAATTTTCATCGCAGACATTTCTGGACATGGTCTGTCTGCAGCACTTCTTGCACTCATGGCACATTCCATGCTGAGCACATTTGACAGTTTAGTTTATACTTCACCGGGAGTCTTATTATCAGGATTGAATTCATTCCTCTACAATCGAATGGCTGGAAACTTTCTTACTGCATTCTTTGCTTGCATAGACACAGAAAAAAACACAATCACGTATGCGAACGCAGGTCATCCTTATCCATTGATTAGAAAAAAAGATTCGGATGAGCTAGTCAATCTTCAAGCTAAGGGCAAGCTAATCGGTGTTATGCCGCAACTGATTTACGAAGAGGCTTGGATGCCATTTGAACCTGGCGATAAGTTGATTTTGTATACGGATGGGCTTTTAGAAACTAGCATGAATAGCAATGCAATAGAAAGAGAAGAAGATCAATTTTTTGCAAACCTAATAGATATATGCAAAAAACCAATCACTCCTCAAGAAATTATCAATTCAACAATGAAAATGATATCCAAAACTCCGAATTTTAAAGGCTTTCAAGATGATGTTACATTTCTTGTAATCGAAAGAAATTAA
- a CDS encoding alkaline phosphatase D family protein, whose amino-acid sequence MRKIDRIDMSESLHYCIKILNNFKSKILKTIKKTSFILILVIPLTLNTDRINAEKLINLDSVTGPMIGYTGMREVQIWLQIDSDLSEKYKIQVQYRKKESKSKSKSKSKSKSNSNLNSFQFTKNHSINPDTGIVTIHISLLDPGNVYEYKIFANSQEIPFDTALEFQTKPLWQWRDNPPNVKFAIGSCNYVNEDGFDRPGKKWGDGYEIFDSIEREKPSFFLWMGDNTYLREADWDSESGIIHRYSHTRRKKEMQSMLRSMFHLAIWDDHDYGPNDASSSYGFRKNVDKIFKDFWPDPTYPDQGIYRSYTWSDLEFFMLDNRTFRTANNNYYTNERTALGRKQKDWLFNALSDSRARVKFIVIGGQFINSAQVYENLSNYVNDRDEILDYIKKMKITGVVFLSGDRHHSEISRLDRGGIYPIYDWTVSPLTAGISTTTESEANIHRIQESFVLERAFGLIEVIGIGKDRVIKLITKNTYGKELYQMEIPITNLEKVN is encoded by the coding sequence ATGAGAAAAATAGATAGAATTGATATGTCTGAATCATTGCATTATTGCATCAAAATTTTAAACAATTTCAAATCAAAAATACTAAAAACAATAAAGAAAACTTCCTTTATTTTGATCTTAGTCATTCCCCTAACACTGAATACTGATCGAATAAATGCAGAGAAGCTAATAAATTTAGATTCTGTAACGGGTCCAATGATAGGATATACTGGTATGCGAGAAGTGCAAATCTGGTTACAAATAGATTCGGACCTGTCAGAGAAATATAAAATCCAAGTTCAATATAGAAAAAAGGAATCAAAATCAAAATCAAAATCAAAATCAAAATCAAAATCTAATTCGAATTTAAATTCATTTCAATTCACAAAGAACCACTCAATCAATCCCGATACAGGAATAGTTACAATCCATATCTCGTTACTAGATCCGGGGAATGTTTATGAATATAAAATATTTGCTAACTCCCAAGAAATCCCTTTTGATACAGCACTTGAATTCCAGACAAAACCTCTATGGCAATGGAGAGACAACCCACCTAATGTCAAATTTGCGATAGGATCTTGCAATTATGTAAATGAAGATGGATTTGATAGACCAGGTAAGAAATGGGGTGATGGTTATGAAATATTTGATTCGATAGAGAGAGAAAAACCAAGCTTTTTTCTATGGATGGGTGATAATACCTACCTTCGAGAAGCAGACTGGGATTCTGAATCAGGAATCATTCACAGATATTCACATACTCGTCGCAAAAAAGAAATGCAATCTATGCTACGATCCATGTTTCATTTAGCTATTTGGGATGATCATGATTATGGTCCAAATGATGCAAGCTCATCGTATGGGTTCAGAAAAAACGTTGATAAAATATTCAAAGATTTTTGGCCAGATCCAACTTATCCAGATCAGGGTATCTATAGGTCATATACTTGGTCTGATCTAGAATTTTTCATGCTAGACAACCGGACATTTCGCACGGCAAATAATAACTACTACACCAATGAAAGAACTGCTTTAGGAAGAAAGCAAAAGGATTGGTTATTCAATGCATTGAGTGATAGCCGTGCTCGAGTGAAATTCATTGTGATCGGAGGACAGTTTATAAATTCTGCGCAAGTTTATGAGAATTTATCTAACTATGTCAATGATCGAGATGAAATTTTAGATTATATAAAAAAAATGAAAATTACTGGAGTCGTTTTTTTATCGGGTGATAGGCACCATTCTGAAATAAGTCGATTGGATCGTGGTGGCATTTATCCAATCTATGATTGGACAGTCTCCCCACTCACAGCAGGAATATCTACCACCACAGAAAGTGAAGCGAATATTCATAGAATCCAAGAATCATTTGTACTTGAGCGAGCATTCGGATTGATCGAAGTCATTGGAATTGGCAAAGATCGAGTCATTAAATTGATTACCAAGAATACTTATGGTAAAGAATTGTATCAAATGGAAATTCCTATTACTAATTTAGAAAAGGTGAACTGA
- a CDS encoding lysophospholipid acyltransferase family protein, producing MDLSVNKFMDRHLEGQSKAYQFFVARVYLRILPLILTRAFPTLIAGLYNGAVGTKERRINSFLRGSRMWGETVQSMTKAKIHAFNELNIPDKGHLIFSNHVNELDFPFDCYFICKPYLANQVIKKTLFAYWWMKAMGSEVFDNRSNMSIAVSVKNLRKGIKDNSYIVYPEGRNTYSEEIQPLKKGMCKLAFDNKLPIVIILKSGIVSFQEYQKGNTIGYYSCGIVDPTQFSDWDSLRAHVQELMVKGKIELDRLTDELRNQNKEK from the coding sequence ATGGATCTTTCAGTTAATAAATTCATGGATCGGCATTTGGAAGGACAATCCAAGGCTTATCAATTTTTCGTCGCAAGAGTATATCTTAGAATTCTACCTCTTATACTAACACGCGCTTTTCCTACATTGATAGCTGGGTTGTACAACGGAGCTGTAGGAACTAAGGAAAGAAGAATCAACTCATTCTTGCGAGGAAGTCGTATGTGGGGTGAGACAGTTCAATCCATGACCAAGGCAAAAATTCATGCATTTAATGAATTGAATATTCCAGATAAAGGGCATTTGATATTTTCCAATCACGTAAATGAATTGGACTTTCCATTTGATTGTTACTTTATATGCAAACCATACCTTGCGAATCAGGTTATTAAGAAAACTTTGTTTGCATATTGGTGGATGAAAGCTATGGGTTCAGAAGTTTTTGACAACCGTAGCAATATGTCGATCGCTGTGTCGGTAAAGAATTTGAGAAAGGGCATAAAAGATAATTCGTATATTGTGTATCCAGAAGGAAGAAATACGTACAGCGAAGAAATCCAACCATTGAAGAAAGGAATGTGTAAACTTGCATTTGATAATAAATTGCCAATCGTGATTATTTTAAAATCCGGAATTGTTAGTTTTCAAGAATACCAGAAAGGCAATACTATTGGTTACTATTCATGCGGAATCGTCGATCCAACTCAATTTTCTGACTGGGATAGTCTTCGTGCACATGTGCAAGAGCTAATGGTCAAAGGAAAAATTGAATTGGATCGTTTAACGGACGAATTGCGAAATCAGAATAAAGAAAAGTAA
- a CDS encoding TetR/AcrR family transcriptional regulator, translating to MKPSPLISKKSQKSNRLLSTKKTNSKSNSSPKVRILIKASDLFYHQGYNATGINQIIQESLTAKASFYDHFPSKENLGKEVIRRYAIQILIWFRALLRKSSTPEIFLDNLEKSVIQQTKSKISIYQGCPIALLSAQFPREDGNFADQFRGAVLNWEKLFNQFFIKMKNRRLLPSSFDSKSVTRSWINIYEGALITWRMSGDKEFIYSMKKSMLDVYQSAINKSILTKIS from the coding sequence ATGAAGCCTTCTCCATTGATTTCTAAAAAGTCGCAGAAATCGAATCGATTACTTTCTACAAAAAAAACTAATTCGAAATCAAACTCCTCGCCTAAAGTAAGAATCTTAATCAAAGCATCTGACTTATTCTATCACCAAGGCTATAATGCTACAGGAATCAACCAAATCATCCAAGAATCATTAACTGCTAAGGCTAGCTTCTACGACCACTTCCCTTCAAAGGAGAATTTAGGAAAAGAGGTTATTCGTCGTTATGCGATTCAAATTCTGATTTGGTTCAGAGCCTTACTGCGAAAGAGTTCGACACCTGAAATTTTCTTGGACAATTTAGAAAAGTCAGTCATTCAACAGACCAAATCTAAAATTTCTATCTATCAAGGATGTCCAATTGCATTGCTTTCGGCTCAATTTCCGAGAGAAGATGGCAATTTTGCAGATCAATTTCGAGGAGCTGTCTTAAACTGGGAAAAGTTATTCAATCAATTTTTTATAAAAATGAAAAATCGTAGATTATTACCATCCTCATTTGATTCTAAATCAGTTACTAGAAGTTGGATAAATATTTATGAAGGTGCATTAATCACATGGAGAATGTCTGGTGATAAAGAATTTATTTACTCAATGAAAAAATCGATGCTCGATGTCTATCAATCTGCAATCAATAAATCTATTCTGACAAAAATCTCATGA
- a CDS encoding acyl-CoA thioesterase has protein sequence MKPENSTLEKDDKTQVENPILFNPDPKLQSITNHITEIRVLWSQLDSNGHVNNGNYQFYLDEARIQALEEEGFMIAAMRAANVGPVIQKAEIIYSKPLGHPETVRVETTFAQFKGFRGKVIQTIWRKSDSELVCKAVFDALFFDFDKRRPWKMPEEFGSKYRE, from the coding sequence ATGAAGCCTGAAAATTCTACTTTAGAGAAAGATGATAAGACACAAGTTGAGAATCCAATTTTGTTCAATCCCGATCCAAAATTGCAAAGTATAACGAATCATATTACAGAGATCCGAGTACTCTGGAGTCAACTTGATTCCAATGGGCATGTTAACAATGGCAATTATCAATTCTATCTTGATGAAGCGCGAATACAAGCTTTGGAAGAAGAAGGTTTTATGATTGCTGCAATGAGAGCTGCAAATGTTGGCCCAGTTATCCAGAAGGCGGAAATTATTTATTCTAAACCACTTGGCCATCCTGAAACCGTTCGAGTTGAGACCACATTTGCTCAATTCAAAGGTTTTAGAGGCAAGGTAATTCAGACAATTTGGAGAAAATCAGATTCAGAACTTGTATGTAAGGCTGTATTTGATGCGCTGTTTTTTGATTTTGATAAGAGGCGTCCTTGGAAAATGCCCGAAGAATTTGGTTCAAAATATAGAGAGTGA
- the flgN gene encoding flagellar export chaperone FlgN → MMGDWVEELCKIFQKEIIVYTNLLAIELKKREAVNKADGRSLQEYNRETYNLMVEASEMERVRMRSIEEVYRKNNLIIEKEAITLTDFLNKIDRDSNFQLKGYATELKTIVHKLKESIVINDKLINTRQELLNKTIEAMKKADAETTYTTSTKTKKTPSKTRALVLNTSA, encoded by the coding sequence ATGATGGGCGACTGGGTTGAGGAATTATGCAAGATTTTTCAGAAAGAAATTATAGTTTATACAAATCTTTTAGCTATTGAGTTAAAAAAAAGAGAAGCTGTGAACAAAGCGGACGGTCGTTCCCTTCAAGAATACAATCGTGAGACATATAATCTAATGGTTGAAGCGTCTGAAATGGAACGTGTTCGCATGAGATCCATCGAAGAAGTTTACCGAAAAAATAATTTAATCATTGAGAAAGAAGCAATTACTCTTACAGATTTTCTCAATAAGATAGATCGAGATTCTAACTTTCAATTGAAAGGTTATGCAACTGAGCTAAAGACGATCGTTCACAAATTAAAAGAGTCTATCGTAATCAATGATAAGCTAATTAATACAAGACAAGAATTACTCAATAAAACAATCGAAGCAATGAAGAAGGCTGATGCTGAGACAACCTACACAACATCAACTAAAACGAAAAAAACACCATCCAAGACAAGAGCTTTGGTGTTGAATACATCGGCCTAG
- a CDS encoding DUF1569 domain-containing protein, giving the protein MKKISLGVLIASIPTRIASEDNDMPINEYSFKSLNEISDFLKVNKSNLLAKNTKGDWGLGKVFAHCAQSIEYSLGGYPENKSRIFQWTAGSIAFFVFSLRGKMSHGLSEPIPGATTISNETSIEEGIKLLEQAIQKFQVAEDVNLKPHFAYGNLDKKDYDYAHTLHINNHLEELS; this is encoded by the coding sequence TTGAAGAAAATTTCACTCGGTGTCTTGATTGCGTCTATTCCTACTAGAATTGCATCTGAGGATAATGATATGCCAATAAATGAATATAGTTTTAAAAGTTTAAACGAAATTTCGGATTTCTTAAAAGTGAACAAATCCAACCTATTGGCGAAAAATACCAAAGGTGATTGGGGCTTGGGAAAAGTGTTCGCTCATTGTGCGCAGTCCATCGAATACTCATTAGGTGGCTATCCGGAGAATAAATCCAGAATCTTTCAATGGACAGCAGGAAGCATTGCTTTTTTCGTTTTTTCGTTAAGAGGCAAAATGTCTCATGGTTTGAGTGAACCAATTCCGGGAGCAACGACGATTTCCAATGAAACTTCGATTGAAGAGGGAATAAAACTCCTCGAGCAAGCGATCCAAAAGTTTCAGGTGGCAGAAGATGTAAATTTAAAGCCACATTTTGCTTATGGGAATTTGGATAAGAAAGATTATGATTATGCACACACATTGCATATCAATAATCATTTAGAAGAATTATCATAA
- a CDS encoding STAS domain-containing protein, translating to MIVSTENPNVYKIEEKDLDIFSMSRFELELDAVLNSSKISLYLDFENVEQISSGIIGILLAKQMKLKKRGLAIELLHLSNSIKNILKILNLRDYFLSTNCL from the coding sequence ATGATTGTTTCAACAGAGAATCCCAATGTTTATAAAATCGAAGAGAAAGATTTAGATATATTTTCTATGTCAAGATTTGAATTAGAATTGGACGCTGTATTGAATTCTTCGAAAATCTCCCTGTATTTGGATTTTGAAAACGTGGAACAAATCTCTTCAGGTATTATAGGAATTCTTTTGGCTAAGCAAATGAAATTAAAGAAAAGAGGACTTGCAATCGAACTACTGCATCTTTCCAATTCAATAAAGAATATATTAAAGATTCTGAATCTTAGAGATTATTTTCTCTCTACAAATTGTTTATAA
- a CDS encoding FKBP-type peptidyl-prolyl cis-trans isomerase, with translation MSMNVAKGKVVGFAYHLQNSEGETLDESKDPMEYLHGFQNIIPGLEKEMEGLKIGDKKTVTVLPADAYGEYNEELVYKIPRTNFPADEEIQPGMQFRADGEEGPISLFVQEVVGDDVIMNGNHPLAGETLKFDVEIHTIREASAEEMEHGHSHGPGGHHHH, from the coding sequence ATGAGTATGAACGTTGCCAAAGGCAAAGTCGTTGGCTTTGCTTATCATTTACAAAATTCTGAGGGTGAGACCTTAGATGAATCCAAAGACCCGATGGAATACCTACATGGTTTCCAAAATATTATTCCTGGACTTGAAAAAGAAATGGAAGGGCTAAAAATTGGGGATAAAAAAACGGTAACCGTTCTTCCCGCGGATGCATATGGTGAATACAATGAGGAATTGGTCTATAAGATCCCTCGAACGAATTTTCCAGCGGACGAGGAAATCCAACCAGGCATGCAATTCCGAGCTGATGGTGAAGAAGGTCCAATCTCACTATTTGTGCAAGAAGTTGTGGGAGATGATGTAATCATGAACGGCAACCATCCGTTAGCTGGTGAGACCTTGAAATTCGACGTAGAAATCCATACGATTCGAGAAGCATCTGCAGAAGAAATGGAACACGGACATTCGCACGGACCAGGTGGACATCACCACCATTAA
- the rssA gene encoding patatin-like phospholipase RssA produces MRSKKSIIGLALGSGSARGWSHIGVIRALEERGIVPDVICGTSVGSIVAAAYASDQLDDLEAWVTTLEWKDVVGFMDLNLRGGGGLFKGKKLFDYMRERFGEWDINALNKKFGSVATDVDTGLEVWLRDGKLLSAVRASISLPAIFTPVLRDGRWLVDGGLVNPVPVSLCRAMGANYIIAIDLNSDLLDVTPPPDLIDEKKSAPLDRLPGHPEKETKDKEPSFWTATKERITTSFWGKDLKDSLDKEKDERPSMIEVISKSINIMQVRITRSRMAGDPPDVLITPKLGYMGLMEFHRAQEAIDEGKAAVARAERSLM; encoded by the coding sequence ATGCGAAGTAAGAAATCAATAATTGGATTAGCATTAGGTTCAGGTTCAGCTCGTGGTTGGAGCCATATCGGTGTAATCAGAGCACTTGAAGAAAGAGGGATCGTACCCGATGTAATCTGTGGGACTTCGGTTGGATCTATCGTTGCAGCAGCTTATGCATCGGATCAACTAGATGATCTTGAAGCTTGGGTGACAACTCTGGAATGGAAAGATGTTGTTGGTTTTATGGATCTCAATCTGCGAGGTGGTGGTGGCCTTTTTAAAGGAAAGAAATTATTTGACTATATGCGTGAAAGGTTTGGAGAATGGGACATCAATGCCCTGAACAAAAAGTTCGGATCCGTCGCAACGGATGTGGATACTGGACTCGAGGTATGGCTTCGTGATGGAAAATTGCTGTCAGCTGTCCGAGCATCTATTTCTCTACCTGCGATTTTTACTCCTGTTCTTCGAGACGGACGATGGTTAGTAGATGGTGGATTGGTCAATCCAGTTCCGGTTTCGTTATGCCGTGCTATGGGAGCAAATTATATTATTGCAATAGACCTCAATTCAGACTTACTTGATGTTACTCCTCCTCCTGATCTAATAGATGAGAAAAAATCTGCACCACTAGATCGTCTGCCAGGACATCCGGAAAAAGAAACCAAAGATAAAGAACCTTCATTCTGGACCGCAACTAAGGAAAGGATTACGACAAGCTTCTGGGGTAAAGATCTAAAAGATAGTTTAGATAAAGAAAAAGACGAACGACCTTCTATGATCGAAGTAATAAGTAAGTCCATAAATATCATGCAGGTTCGAATTACAAGAAGTAGAATGGCAGGAGATCCTCCGGATGTTTTAATTACACCTAAATTAGGTTATATGGGACTTATGGAGTTCCATCGGGCGCAAGAGGCAATCGATGAGGGCAAAGCTGCAGTTGCGAGAGCAGAAAGATCTTTGATGTAA